In a single window of the Streptomyces sp. HUAS ZL42 genome:
- a CDS encoding NAD(P)/FAD-dependent oxidoreductase yields MRTVAVVGASLAGLSAARSLRKQGYDGRLVILGDELHRPYDRPPLSKEFLAGTLGEADLTLETDDEDLRAEWLLGVRATGLDSRDRAVRLADGREVRADGVVIATGAAARTLPGSEGLAGVHTLRTLDDARMLRDDLARGGRLVVIGGGFIGAEVASTAYALGLDVTVIEAAPTPLAGPLGETMGAIVSALHADHGVRLLCGVGVKGLGGENRVDAVLLEDGRSIPADIVVVGVGARPCVEWLEGSGVALDNGVKCGADGRTSLAGVIAVGDCANWYDPRTGAHRRVEHWTGAKERPDAAVATLLAGGAVEPGVPRPPYFWSDQYGVKIQFAGHAAGADSVTIEEGAPDDRNVLAVYRRAGEPVAVLGMNQPRLFTRRRKQLAATTS; encoded by the coding sequence GTGAGGACGGTCGCCGTGGTCGGGGCCTCGCTGGCCGGACTGTCGGCGGCGCGCTCCCTGCGGAAGCAGGGCTACGACGGGCGGCTGGTCATCCTCGGAGACGAGCTTCACCGCCCGTACGACAGGCCCCCGTTGTCCAAGGAGTTCCTCGCCGGCACCCTCGGCGAAGCGGATCTCACGCTGGAGACGGACGACGAGGACCTCCGGGCGGAGTGGCTGCTCGGCGTCCGCGCCACCGGACTCGACAGCCGGGACCGCGCCGTGCGGCTCGCCGACGGCCGCGAGGTCCGCGCCGATGGCGTCGTCATCGCGACCGGCGCAGCCGCGCGTACCCTCCCGGGTTCCGAAGGCCTGGCCGGAGTGCACACCCTGCGCACCCTGGACGACGCCCGCATGTTGCGGGACGACCTGGCCCGCGGTGGGCGGCTGGTGGTGATCGGCGGCGGCTTCATCGGCGCCGAGGTCGCCTCCACGGCGTACGCCCTCGGACTGGACGTGACGGTGATCGAGGCGGCCCCGACGCCGCTCGCCGGGCCGCTCGGCGAGACCATGGGCGCCATCGTCTCCGCTCTCCACGCCGACCACGGCGTACGGTTGCTGTGCGGCGTGGGAGTCAAGGGACTGGGCGGGGAGAACAGGGTCGACGCCGTCCTGCTCGAGGACGGGCGCAGCATTCCCGCCGACATCGTCGTCGTCGGTGTGGGTGCCCGGCCCTGTGTCGAGTGGCTGGAAGGATCCGGCGTCGCACTCGACAACGGCGTCAAATGCGGCGCGGACGGCCGCACCAGCCTGGCCGGTGTGATCGCGGTCGGTGACTGCGCCAACTGGTACGACCCCCGTACCGGTGCCCATCGCCGCGTCGAGCACTGGACCGGCGCGAAGGAGCGCCCCGACGCCGCCGTCGCCACGCTGCTGGCGGGCGGCGCGGTGGAACCGGGCGTGCCCCGGCCGCCGTACTTCTGGTCGGACCAGTACGGCGTGAAGATCCAGTTTGCCGGTCACGCGGCCGGCGCCGACAGTGTGACGATCGAGGAAGGCGCCCCGGACGACCGTAACGTCCTGGCCGTCTACCGGCGTGCCGGTGAGCCGGTCGCCGTGCTCGGGATGAACCAGCCGCGGCTGTTCACTCGCCGGCGCAAGCAGCTCGCCGCCACGACCTCTTGA
- a CDS encoding aldehyde dehydrogenase family protein, which produces MADLYVDGEWREPVAGGRREIRCPADGTLSATVSEGTRPDTEAAIAAARRAFDEGPWPRTPERERGALLLRTADLIERDAKEFARAESLDTGKRLAESEYDIADVVSCFRYYGGLGGTDAGRVIDTGRDDAVSRVVYEPIGVCGLITPWNYPLLQASWKVAPALLAGNTIVLKPSELTPSTSILLMKTLEEAGLPAGAANLVLGTGPEVGAPLSEDPAVDMVSFTGGLETGKRIMATAAATVKKVALELGGKNPNVIFADADFETAVDFALTAVFLHSGQVCSAGARLIVEDSLHDRFVDEVVRRARQIRLGGPFDPEAETGALISAQHREKVEAYVAAGLAEGAVLRCGGERPDDPALAGGFYYPPTVLDECRQDMRVVHEESFGPVLTVERFTGEDDAVRIANDTVYGLAGAVWTQDAGKAQRVARRLRHGTVWINDYHPYVPQAEWGGFGHSGVGRELGPTGLDEYREPKHIWQNIHPRPQHWFRG; this is translated from the coding sequence GTGGCAGACCTGTACGTGGATGGCGAATGGCGGGAACCGGTGGCCGGAGGCCGCCGGGAGATCCGATGTCCCGCCGACGGCACGCTCAGCGCGACCGTCTCGGAAGGGACGCGTCCCGACACCGAGGCGGCGATCGCAGCGGCCCGCCGCGCCTTCGACGAGGGCCCCTGGCCGCGCACCCCCGAGCGGGAGCGAGGTGCGCTCCTCCTGCGCACCGCCGACCTCATCGAGCGCGACGCGAAGGAGTTCGCCCGCGCCGAGTCGCTCGACACCGGCAAGCGGCTCGCGGAGAGCGAGTACGACATCGCCGACGTCGTCTCTTGCTTCCGATACTACGGTGGGCTCGGCGGCACCGACGCCGGCCGTGTGATCGACACCGGCCGCGACGACGCCGTCAGCCGTGTCGTGTACGAGCCGATCGGGGTGTGCGGGCTGATCACCCCGTGGAACTACCCGCTGCTCCAGGCGTCCTGGAAGGTCGCCCCCGCCCTCCTCGCGGGCAACACGATCGTACTCAAGCCCAGTGAGCTCACCCCCTCCACTTCGATCCTGCTGATGAAGACACTGGAGGAGGCCGGGCTGCCGGCCGGCGCCGCCAACCTCGTCCTGGGGACCGGACCCGAGGTGGGCGCCCCGCTCTCCGAGGACCCGGCCGTCGACATGGTCTCCTTCACCGGCGGCCTGGAGACCGGCAAGCGGATCATGGCGACCGCAGCCGCGACCGTGAAGAAGGTCGCGCTGGAACTCGGCGGCAAGAACCCCAACGTCATCTTCGCCGACGCCGATTTCGAGACGGCCGTGGACTTCGCTCTCACGGCCGTCTTCCTGCACTCGGGCCAGGTGTGCTCGGCCGGCGCCCGCCTGATCGTCGAGGACTCGCTGCACGACCGCTTCGTCGACGAGGTCGTGCGCCGCGCCCGGCAGATCCGCCTCGGCGGGCCCTTCGACCCCGAGGCCGAGACCGGAGCGCTGATCTCCGCCCAGCACCGGGAGAAAGTCGAGGCGTATGTCGCCGCGGGCCTCGCCGAAGGCGCCGTACTGCGCTGCGGCGGCGAACGCCCCGACGACCCCGCCCTCGCGGGCGGCTTCTACTACCCGCCGACCGTCCTCGACGAATGCCGGCAGGACATGCGCGTGGTCCATGAGGAGTCCTTCGGACCCGTGCTCACCGTGGAGCGTTTCACCGGCGAGGACGATGCCGTGCGCATCGCCAACGACACCGTGTACGGACTCGCCGGAGCCGTCTGGACCCAGGACGCCGGAAAGGCCCAGCGGGTCGCCCGGCGGCTGCGCCACGGCACGGTGTGGATCAACGACTACCACCCCTATGTGCCACAGGCGGAATGGGGCGGTTTCGGGCACTCGGGCGTGGGTCGGGAGCTGGGGCCGACCGGCCTGGACGAGTACCGAGAGCCCAAACACATCTGGCAGAACATCCACCCCCGGCCGCAACACTGGTTCCGCGGCTGA
- a CDS encoding glycine betaine/L-proline ABC transporter ATP-binding protein: MTQTQTEKSHRRGTPQDSGDTPVISVRNLWKVFGPKAERIPDSEELCGLTRRELMDRTGCTAAVRDVNFDVRKGEVFVVMGLSGSGKSTLVRCLTRLIEPTSGELVFEGQDIREADDKRLRDLRRRKFSMVFQHFGLLPHRRVVDNVAFGLEIRGMGKAERTRRAREVVELVGLAGYENSYPDQLSGGMQQRVGLARALAGDPDVLFFDEPFSALDPLIRRDMQNEVIRLHHEVGKTMVFITHDLSEALKLGDRILIMRDGKMVQCGTGDELVGAPADDYVREFVKDVPRGDVLTLRWIMRPLEDGDALDGPELGPDVVVREATRAVLAADKPVKVVEHGKLLGIVGDEEILAVVAGQEGDLR; this comes from the coding sequence GTGACCCAAACTCAGACCGAGAAGTCGCATCGGCGCGGCACGCCCCAGGACTCGGGGGACACTCCGGTCATCTCCGTGCGCAATCTGTGGAAGGTGTTCGGGCCGAAGGCCGAGCGGATTCCGGACTCCGAGGAGCTGTGCGGGCTGACCCGCCGCGAGCTCATGGACCGTACGGGATGCACGGCCGCCGTACGCGATGTGAACTTCGACGTCCGCAAGGGCGAGGTCTTCGTCGTGATGGGCCTCTCCGGTTCCGGCAAGTCCACGCTGGTGCGATGTCTCACCCGGCTGATCGAACCCACCTCCGGTGAGCTCGTCTTCGAGGGCCAGGACATCCGCGAAGCGGACGACAAACGCCTGCGCGACCTGCGGCGCCGCAAGTTCTCCATGGTCTTCCAGCACTTCGGCCTGCTGCCCCACCGTCGCGTGGTGGACAACGTGGCGTTCGGCCTGGAGATCCGCGGCATGGGCAAGGCCGAGCGGACCAGGCGGGCCCGGGAGGTCGTCGAGCTGGTCGGCCTGGCCGGTTACGAGAACTCCTACCCCGACCAGCTCTCCGGCGGTATGCAGCAGCGCGTCGGTCTCGCCCGGGCGCTGGCCGGCGATCCGGACGTGCTCTTCTTCGACGAGCCGTTCTCGGCGCTCGACCCGCTGATCCGCCGTGACATGCAGAACGAGGTCATCCGGCTGCACCACGAGGTCGGCAAGACGATGGTGTTCATCACCCACGACCTCTCCGAGGCCCTCAAGCTGGGCGACCGCATCCTGATCATGCGCGACGGCAAGATGGTCCAGTGCGGCACCGGCGACGAGCTGGTCGGCGCCCCGGCCGACGACTACGTGCGCGAGTTCGTCAAGGACGTACCGCGCGGAGACGTGCTCACCCTGCGCTGGATCATGCGCCCGCTGGAGGACGGCGACGCCCTCGACGGTCCCGAGCTGGGCCCCGATGTCGTGGTGCGGGAAGCCACCCGGGCCGTCCTGGCGGCCGACAAGCCGGTCAAGGTCGTCGAGCACGGCAAGCTGCTCGGCATCGTCGGCGACGAGGAGATCCTCGCGGTGGTCGCCGGGCAGGAAGGCGACCTGCGATGA
- a CDS encoding alpha/beta fold hydrolase, with amino-acid sequence MASVIDWPLTRTFTSTSGDVRWDRLGHRGGPPVVLLHGTPFSSYVWRAVARSLARHHQVFVWDMPGYGASEKAAGQDVSLAAQGRVFTELLSHWGLADPLAVAHDFGGAVALRAHLLHGARYRALALVDPVALAPWGSPFFRLVGEHSDVFEVLPPPLHRALVREYVGSASSRGLHPAVLDRLVEPWSDGVGQAAFYRQIAQADQRHTDEIQGRYAGIGIPTLVCWGENDTWIPVAKGRELAALIPDAHWEPIAGAGHLVQEDAPAELTAALIAFLRTCG; translated from the coding sequence ATGGCATCCGTCATCGACTGGCCATTGACCCGAACCTTCACCAGCACCTCCGGCGACGTCCGATGGGACCGGCTGGGCCACCGCGGCGGACCGCCGGTCGTCCTGCTGCACGGCACCCCCTTCTCCTCGTACGTCTGGCGTGCCGTCGCCCGCTCGCTCGCCCGCCACCATCAGGTCTTCGTCTGGGACATGCCCGGTTACGGGGCCTCGGAGAAGGCGGCGGGCCAGGATGTGTCCCTGGCCGCCCAGGGCCGGGTCTTCACCGAGCTCCTGAGCCACTGGGGTCTGGCGGACCCGCTGGCGGTCGCCCACGACTTCGGCGGGGCCGTGGCATTGCGGGCCCACCTGCTGCACGGCGCCCGCTACCGGGCTCTCGCTCTGGTCGATCCGGTCGCGCTGGCGCCGTGGGGGTCCCCGTTCTTCCGGCTGGTCGGCGAGCACTCCGATGTCTTCGAAGTGCTGCCGCCGCCACTCCACCGCGCCCTGGTGCGCGAGTACGTCGGCTCCGCCAGCAGTCGCGGACTGCACCCGGCGGTCCTCGACCGGCTCGTCGAGCCGTGGTCGGACGGCGTCGGCCAGGCCGCCTTCTACCGGCAGATCGCACAGGCCGACCAGCGCCACACCGACGAGATCCAGGGCCGCTATGCCGGGATCGGCATCCCCACGCTCGTCTGCTGGGGAGAGAACGACACCTGGATCCCCGTGGCGAAGGGCCGCGAGCTGGCCGCTCTCATCCCCGACGCACACTGGGAACCCATTGCCGGCGCGGGCCACCTCGTGCAGGAGGACGCCCCCGCGGAACTCACGGCTGCGCTCATCGCCTTCCTGCGGACCTGCGGCTGA
- a CDS encoding IclR family transcriptional regulator, producing MQSVDRAISVLEILAQRGEAGVSEVATEIDVHKSTAFRLLGALEARGLVEQAGERGKYRLGFGIVRLAGAVTGRIDITQQGRPICERLAAEIGETINIAVMQEHYAINLYQVRGPGAVTAHNWVGQLTPLHATSSGKILLAHLPTQERAALLADAGMKKVAPRTITAKTKLEKNLAEALERGYAWTLEELEIGLHAMAAPIRNRDGEVIAALSASGPSYRFTEERLHELSPVLLKGAEEISHRMGYLG from the coding sequence GTGCAGTCGGTCGACCGCGCCATCAGCGTCCTGGAGATCCTCGCCCAACGCGGCGAAGCCGGCGTCAGCGAGGTCGCCACCGAGATCGACGTCCACAAGTCCACCGCGTTCCGCCTGCTCGGCGCCCTGGAGGCGCGCGGACTGGTGGAGCAGGCGGGCGAACGCGGCAAGTACCGTCTCGGCTTCGGCATCGTACGGCTGGCCGGTGCGGTCACCGGGCGTATCGACATCACGCAGCAGGGCCGCCCGATCTGCGAGCGGCTGGCTGCGGAGATCGGCGAGACCATCAACATCGCCGTGATGCAGGAGCACTACGCGATCAACCTCTACCAGGTGCGAGGCCCGGGTGCCGTCACCGCGCACAACTGGGTCGGCCAGCTGACCCCGCTGCACGCCACCTCCAGCGGCAAGATACTGCTTGCCCACCTGCCCACCCAGGAGCGTGCCGCACTGCTCGCCGATGCCGGCATGAAGAAGGTCGCACCGCGCACCATCACCGCGAAGACGAAACTCGAGAAGAACCTCGCCGAGGCTCTGGAGCGCGGCTACGCCTGGACCCTGGAAGAGCTGGAGATCGGTCTCCATGCGATGGCGGCTCCGATTCGCAATCGGGACGGAGAGGTCATCGCGGCGCTGAGCGCCTCCGGGCCCTCGTACAGGTTCACCGAGGAGCGTCTGCATGAGCTCTCCCCGGTGCTGCTCAAGGGCGCGGAGGAGATCAGCCACCGGATGGGGTACCTGGGCTGA
- a CDS encoding 5,10-methylenetetrahydrofolate reductase has translation MGAAGLRALLGNVRYEVLPAKSTEDKVLAHVPRDVVVTVTASPVKGLGPTLDLTTRLAAHGYRVVPHVPARLLRDDAHLKEVVEGLREAGVDDVFVPAGDADPPAGAYDGALPVLRRLSELGRPFAHVGVTGYPESHPLIHDDVTIQAMWDKREHATYIVSNLCFDPLVLGEWVARIRRRDVTLPVHVGVAGPVQRAKLLAMATRIGVGESTRFLTKHASWFLRFAAPGGYSPERLLTRAEAALAAPWAGVAGLHLFTFNQIAETERWRRALLDRLGA, from the coding sequence TTGGGTGCCGCAGGCCTACGGGCGCTGCTGGGCAACGTCCGCTACGAGGTGCTGCCCGCGAAGTCGACCGAGGACAAGGTCCTCGCCCATGTTCCGCGCGACGTCGTCGTCACCGTGACGGCTTCGCCGGTCAAGGGCCTGGGGCCGACCCTCGACCTCACCACCCGGCTCGCGGCCCACGGCTACCGCGTCGTCCCGCACGTGCCCGCGCGGCTGCTGCGGGACGACGCGCACCTGAAAGAGGTCGTCGAGGGGCTCCGCGAGGCGGGCGTGGACGACGTCTTCGTCCCGGCGGGCGACGCCGACCCGCCGGCCGGGGCCTACGACGGGGCGCTGCCGGTGCTGCGCAGGCTGAGCGAGCTGGGCAGGCCCTTCGCGCACGTCGGCGTCACCGGTTACCCCGAGAGCCATCCGCTCATCCACGACGACGTCACCATCCAGGCGATGTGGGACAAGCGCGAGCACGCCACGTACATCGTGAGCAACCTCTGCTTCGATCCGCTTGTGCTGGGGGAGTGGGTCGCCCGGATACGGCGCCGGGACGTCACCCTGCCCGTCCATGTGGGCGTCGCGGGGCCCGTGCAGCGGGCGAAGCTGCTGGCCATGGCGACCAGAATCGGCGTGGGGGAGTCGACGCGCTTCCTGACCAAGCACGCGTCCTGGTTCCTGCGGTTCGCGGCACCCGGAGGGTACTCACCCGAGAGGCTGCTGACCCGCGCCGAGGCGGCCCTCGCCGCACCCTGGGCCGGGGTCGCCGGCCTGCACCTGTTCACCTTCAACCAGATCGCCGAGACGGAACGGTGGCGCCGCGCGTTACTGGACCGGCTGGGCGCCTGA
- a CDS encoding aromatic ring-hydroxylating dioxygenase subunit alpha — MTSTSLPDSLIATLPGSSYTDPAIFAQEQERIFETMWFCVARASELAKPGAFRTVDVGRESILVTRARDNSIRAYFNVCRHRGAKICTEESGEVKRAFQCPYHAWTYDLNGKLVAAPNLTKMPDIGRTEYGLVSVAVREWLGYVWVCLAENPPSFEEDVIGEVVTRLGDVESIEHYDIDNLSVGKRIVYDVKANWKLIIENFMECYHCATIHPELTEVLPEFADGYAAQYYVGHGAEFGEEVQGFTVDGSEGLDRIPGVAEDQDRRYYAITVKPQVFINLVPDHVIFHRMYPVAVDRTIVECDWLYLPHVVESGKDVSRSVELFHRVNQQDFDACERTQPGMSSRMYAKGGVLVPSEHHIGAFHDWVNERLGTHQG; from the coding sequence GTGACCTCGACCAGCCTGCCGGACAGCCTGATCGCCACTCTCCCCGGCTCCTCCTACACGGATCCGGCGATCTTCGCCCAGGAGCAGGAGCGCATATTCGAGACCATGTGGTTCTGCGTCGCGCGCGCCTCCGAACTGGCGAAGCCAGGCGCCTTCCGCACCGTCGACGTGGGCCGCGAGAGCATCCTCGTCACCCGTGCCCGGGACAACTCGATCCGCGCCTACTTCAACGTCTGCCGGCACCGCGGCGCCAAGATCTGCACGGAGGAGAGCGGCGAGGTCAAGCGGGCCTTCCAGTGCCCGTACCACGCCTGGACCTACGACCTCAACGGCAAGCTCGTCGCGGCGCCCAACCTCACCAAGATGCCCGACATCGGCCGCACCGAGTACGGGCTGGTGAGCGTGGCCGTCCGCGAATGGCTCGGCTATGTCTGGGTCTGCCTGGCGGAGAACCCGCCCTCCTTCGAGGAGGACGTCATCGGCGAGGTCGTCACCCGCCTCGGCGACGTCGAGTCGATCGAGCACTACGACATCGACAACCTCTCCGTCGGCAAGCGGATCGTCTACGACGTGAAGGCGAACTGGAAGCTCATCATCGAGAACTTCATGGAGTGCTACCACTGCGCCACGATCCATCCCGAACTGACCGAGGTACTCCCCGAGTTCGCGGACGGTTATGCGGCCCAGTACTACGTCGGCCACGGCGCGGAGTTCGGTGAGGAGGTCCAGGGTTTCACGGTGGACGGTTCCGAGGGCCTGGACCGGATCCCGGGCGTCGCCGAGGACCAGGACCGCCGTTACTACGCGATCACCGTCAAGCCGCAGGTGTTCATCAACCTCGTGCCCGACCACGTGATCTTCCACCGGATGTACCCGGTGGCCGTCGACCGCACGATCGTCGAGTGCGACTGGCTCTACCTTCCGCACGTCGTCGAGAGCGGCAAGGACGTCAGCCGGTCCGTGGAGCTGTTCCACCGGGTCAACCAGCAGGACTTCGACGCCTGTGAGCGCACCCAGCCCGGAATGAGCTCGCGCATGTACGCCAAGGGCGGCGTGCTGGTGCCCAGCGAGCACCACATCGGCGCCTTCCACGACTGGGTGAACGAGCGCCTGGGCACCCACCAGGGGTGA
- a CDS encoding bifunctional 3-phenylpropionate/cinnamic acid dioxygenase ferredoxin subunit, whose amino-acid sequence MMIPACRLADLPRGEAFRLDIDPPVSVFHTDDGEVFAIDDTCTHQDASLADGWLEGCEVECPLHASKFDLRTGAVDAPPAKLPVRTHEVVVEDGMIYVKVSTEAPNLPPCVASRLAGGPA is encoded by the coding sequence TCTTCCGCGAGGTGAGGCCTTCCGGCTCGACATCGATCCGCCGGTCTCGGTGTTCCACACCGACGACGGCGAGGTCTTCGCCATCGACGACACCTGCACCCACCAGGACGCCTCGCTCGCCGACGGATGGCTGGAGGGCTGCGAGGTGGAATGCCCTCTGCACGCTTCCAAGTTCGACCTGAGGACCGGTGCCGTCGACGCCCCGCCGGCCAAGCTGCCGGTGCGGACCCACGAGGTCGTCGTCGAGGACGGCATGATCTACGTGAAGGTGTCCACGGAAGCCCCGAACCTCCCGCCCTGCGTGGCATCCAGACTCGCCGGGGGGCCTGCGTGA
- the betA gene encoding choline dehydrogenase codes for MAPLQYDFVIVGGGSAGSALANRLSADPANQVLVLEAGRSDYPWDVFIHMPAALTYPIGSRFYDWKYESEPEPHMGGRRIYHARGKVLGGSSSINGMIFQRGNPMDYERWAADPGMETWDYAHCLPYFRRMENCLAADPDDEFRGHDGPLVLERGPAANPLFGAFLKATEEAGYAPTDDVNGYRQEGFAKFDRNVHRGRRLSASKAYLKPARKRPNLTVTTRALVTRVLFEGKKAVGVEYQRGKGAVKQVRAKEVILCGGAINSPQLLQLSGVGNAEELRALGIDVVHDLPGVGENMQDHLEVYIQYACKQPVSMQPYLAKWRAPFIGLQWLFRKGPAATNHFEAGGFARSNEDVDYPNLMFHFLPIAVRYDGSVPAGGHGYQVHVGPMYSDAIGSVKIKSKDPREHPALRFNYLSTEQDRREWVEAIRVARRLLNQPALAPYNDGEISPGPKVETDEEILAWVAKDGETALHPSCTCKMGTDEMSVVDPLSMKVHGLEGVRVVDASVMPYVTNGNIYAPVMMIAEKAADLILGKEPLPASKAAYYRHRDAHKQVG; via the coding sequence ATGGCTCCCCTGCAATACGACTTCGTCATCGTCGGCGGTGGATCGGCCGGCAGCGCACTGGCGAACAGACTCTCGGCGGACCCGGCGAACCAGGTCCTGGTACTGGAGGCCGGCCGGTCCGACTACCCGTGGGATGTCTTCATCCACATGCCCGCGGCGCTGACCTACCCGATCGGTAGCCGGTTCTACGACTGGAAGTACGAGTCCGAGCCCGAGCCCCACATGGGCGGCAGGCGCATCTATCACGCGCGCGGCAAGGTGCTGGGTGGCTCCAGCAGCATCAACGGCATGATCTTCCAGCGCGGCAACCCCATGGACTACGAACGCTGGGCTGCCGACCCCGGAATGGAGACCTGGGACTACGCGCACTGCCTGCCGTACTTCCGGCGGATGGAGAACTGTCTCGCGGCCGACCCGGACGACGAGTTCCGCGGCCACGACGGTCCGCTCGTCCTCGAACGGGGCCCGGCCGCCAACCCGCTCTTCGGCGCCTTCCTCAAGGCCACCGAGGAGGCGGGCTACGCCCCCACCGACGACGTCAACGGCTACCGGCAGGAAGGTTTCGCCAAGTTCGACCGGAATGTCCACCGCGGACGTCGGCTGTCGGCTTCGAAGGCGTACCTCAAGCCCGCCAGGAAGCGGCCCAACCTCACGGTCACGACCCGGGCGCTGGTCACCCGCGTCCTCTTCGAGGGCAAGAAGGCCGTCGGCGTCGAGTACCAGCGAGGCAAGGGCGCCGTGAAGCAGGTCCGCGCCAAGGAGGTCATCCTCTGCGGCGGCGCGATCAACTCCCCGCAGCTGCTGCAGCTCTCCGGCGTCGGCAACGCGGAGGAGCTGCGCGCCCTCGGTATCGACGTCGTCCACGACCTGCCGGGCGTCGGCGAGAACATGCAGGACCACCTGGAGGTGTACATCCAGTACGCCTGCAAGCAGCCCGTCTCCATGCAGCCGTACCTGGCGAAGTGGAGGGCCCCCTTCATCGGCCTGCAGTGGCTCTTCCGCAAGGGACCGGCCGCCACCAACCACTTCGAGGCCGGCGGCTTCGCCCGCAGCAACGAGGACGTGGACTACCCCAACCTGATGTTCCACTTCCTGCCCATCGCGGTCCGCTACGACGGTTCCGTGCCCGCCGGCGGCCACGGCTACCAGGTCCACGTCGGGCCCATGTACTCCGACGCCATCGGCTCGGTGAAGATCAAGAGCAAGGACCCGCGCGAACACCCGGCGCTGCGCTTCAACTACCTCTCCACCGAGCAGGACCGCCGCGAGTGGGTCGAGGCGATCCGGGTGGCCCGCAGGCTCCTCAACCAGCCCGCGCTCGCCCCTTACAACGACGGCGAGATCTCTCCCGGCCCGAAGGTGGAGACCGACGAGGAGATCCTCGCCTGGGTCGCAAAGGACGGCGAGACCGCGCTGCACCCGTCCTGCACCTGCAAGATGGGCACGGACGAGATGTCCGTCGTCGACCCGCTCAGCATGAAGGTGCACGGTCTGGAGGGGGTGCGCGTCGTGGACGCGTCGGTGATGCCGTACGTCACCAACGGCAACATCTACGCGCCGGTGATGATGATCGCCGAGAAGGCCGCCGACCTGATCCTCGGCAAGGAGCCGTTGCCCGCGTCCAAGGCGGCGTACTACCGCCACCGCGACGCCCACAAGCAGGTCGGGTAG